DNA sequence from the Callithrix jacchus isolate 240 chromosome 13, calJac240_pri, whole genome shotgun sequence genome:
CAAAACAGAAGGCAGGATGCCTTGGCCTCACTCTagtattatgtaaatatttttctttcttccttttttttttttccaagagacggggtttcaccatgttggccaggatggtctcaaactcctgacctcagatgatccacccgccttggcctcccaaagtgctgggattacaggtgtgagccaccacgcccagccttctttcttttgttttttaaacaaaactccCATGAATACAAATCTCCTTAACCCcacttttcttctgcttattcTCCAGGGGTGAGTGGATCagaatgttttgaaaattatcattttaaatatcaagtttatattttcaattctACATTGTTCAAACTTTCTGCTGTTACGGTTTAAGTCTCATTTCCCAAAGCAGGCTTCTTTACTTGTTCTCTATAAGCAAGTTGAACTAccggtgctttttttttttaaatatttatttatttgttgggggttttgttgttgtgtttctgtttttttttttttcttttttcagttgaaaGCTTTTCTTAAGTTGAGTTTGGCATTTTCTTCTGGTgagaaggaaaattttaaaaacaagaccaaaaaaataacaaactcaCAGTTGTCATAAAATAATAACAAGTAGAAAATGTTGGCTGAAACCTCTATATTCACTAAGTTTTCCCGAGGCAAGTGTTATGGCTAATCACTACCATAGTTGCCTGGAAAGTAGTTTGAACCTTGTGAGTCTTTCGTGTTCAGCTCTTTGCTAGGAAATTAAATGTAAGCAAACAGCTTCGTTCCTAATAGGGCTAAAATCTGCTTCCTTTAATAAAAGTGTACAATATACTTGACTACAAATGTAAACTTTAAAACAACATTGATCTAATTTTAGGGAatcattttctcattgttttgcttcttgtttaatttccaaaacaggatcctttttaaaatttagcatgtATTTGAACACTTGTGCTTCtgaatcttgaaaataaatatataaataaagcctAAATCATTACAAAGATAAACATCTCACCAAAGCAGTAGTAAATGATTGGTCCCAACCATGTGAAGGCTTTATAAAATGACTAaggctctttgttttcttttctcttctgatttctaTGACCTGCTCAACCTACTTAATGTGCAACATATTTTATCTGTAACAAAACAAGAGAGTTGTAAATTTGGCAATTTAGTATCAAAATAATGAACAGGAAAAGAACTGTAAAATATGCTACAAGAATGGAATTATccaatcagaaaaacaattttaagaaagGAAACTAACAAAGTGGAAAGGGTAAAAGTGAAATTTGACGATGTTATagtatttttattcatatgtttgtagATGGCTCTTCTTGAGGCTATCTGTTCCTAGTGGCCACTACCTCAGTCATCCTAAAACATGGCttgctctgaatctaaacaaTAGGGAAGTCCCTATTTGCCACATTATCTAAGTCTGTGCACATCAACCTAGATGAGACCCAATGGATATTAATTTATATTACCCTCAAGTGGGTTAAAAAACAGGTATCACCTTTAGACCGGATATGGTAGCTCCCTGTAATTCTGCTACTTTAGGAGGCTGtagtgggtggattgcctgacctcaggagtttgagaccagtctggccagtgtggtaaaatcccatctctactaaaaatacaaaaaatttagcagggtgtggaggcgcatgcctgtaatccctgatattcaggaggctgaggcaggagaatcgcttcaacctgggagggggagtttgtagtgaacagagatcacaccattgcactccagcctgggcgacagagcaagactctatctcaaaggcaaaaaaaagaaacagatatcaTTCTTTGGTGACAAATGGGTAGCTATGTTTGCTTGAGGGTTCAAAGAAACACCACAGCAAGAAATAATTAAAGGATGAAAAGAATAGCAGAAGCTTGCAGTTTTTAGCAAAAACATCTCAGAATGTATGGACTTTTAGAAACTTCAGTGGATTAATAAAAAATCGGATAAGGCTAAGAAGTTATAAGACTTTGACAAGATTACTATTTTTGATTCGTTTCCAGATGTCCAGAATAATTTAACGTGCTCTAGGTCAAGATAACCTGTATTAACTTAGTTGTTTGGTGTtacatttctgctttcatttttagcTTCATGGGTGAGATAAGTTCTACTATTCTGTCTGATAAAACTATAAGTTCCACCTAAATATACTGTTATTAGCACACTACACATAACTTGCTTTTTAAGATTGCTTTCTACAAAACTCAGAAATTAgaaactaggccaggtgtggtagcacacacctgtaatcccacactttgggagtctgtgATGGGAGGATAGGAttccttgaagccaggaatttgacaccagcctgggcaatatagtgagactatctctgcaaaaaaaaaaaagaaaaaagaagaaataaacaaaaaactagattcttatttcactcctttttatCCATGATTATATCAAAGATTCAGGTGGCAAATAttagcaaaggaaataaaactttccTAATATCCACTGGAAGATATACAAGATGCAATTTTAAGACGCTGATTTTTATATCACGTGTTATCTCTCTCCATTGATACTGAGTAGTCTCATTCAGAGGCTTCCTagagggggaaaaagaaacataataaatGGTACATTACCTTGTCTTAAAAACAGATTGTTCAGAGGTTTTCAATGATGGGTATAAGCTCAGTGGATTCTACAAAATCAAACCTCTCCAGAGCCCAGcagaattttctgtttattgtGACATGTCTGATGGAGGAGGATGGACTGTAATTCAGAGACGATCTGATGGCAGTGAAAACTTCAACAGGTATGCTAACTAtgacataaaaatttatttgtagtaGCAAATGTGAGATTTATAAGTTAAATATTTTGATCATATTCTGAAGTCTACTAattagacagaatttcactctctCTAAGTAATACTGAAAATGAATTAACTAATCAAGAAAATATTGGAGGTGGTGGTAGCAGGGGGCAAGTGGGAGTCACCTTGGTACCACAAATGGAGTTTGCTAAAATCAGCtttcacttaacatttttttagaGGATGGAATGACTATGAAAATGGCTTTGGAAATTTTGTCCAAAAACGTGGTGAATATTGGCTGGGCAACAAAAATCTTCATTTATTGACCACTCAAGGTAAGGTTTGAATGATgtcaaatttatttgaaatataataaaaacaacactATTTTCTAAATCAAATTGTAGGCAATGAAACTAATTCAATAATTGCTATGATTTGCAGACGGTAGTGATAACTTTCGGGCAATAATCCCAAATGTAAAATGTGGCTGCCTAAAAttagaactagaaaaaagaaactagaattgGGTTGGGGGGAactgttttcatatatatatatatatatattctatttctaaAAAGGATATACAATGtcataattgtttctttttgatgCCTTGAGTtcctgaaaattatatatatagtattggTTATCTAGTATCACAATCGTACTGCATAACAATCCCCTTCCAAAGTTAGTGGCTTAAAATCAGCAACCATTTATTAATTCTTACAAATCTGCAGGTGGGCTGGGTGATTTTGCTGATCATGGCTAGGCTTGCTCATGGGTCTGCAATCAACTTCCTGATTGAAGTGGCTGCTCTAGATGGAAGGATTCCACTTGGCTCCATAGGGTCTCTCATCTTCCAGCTAGCTAGCTGGCCTTGTTCTTGTAGCACAGGCAGGGTTCCAGAAAAAAGAGTGAATGTTTAAAAGTCTCTTGAGATCTAGGCTCAGAACTGGCACAgtgtcatttttcttctgttggtGAAAGCAAATCACAGGACcagctgagacttttttttttaaatgaaataaacaatagGAGGAGTTATGAAGATGTATTtcgagagagagagatgaagaagtAGGGAATTGGCGCTATGTTTGCAATAAAATACCGTAATATATTAAATGTCCTTGTTTCCACATACTTTTCATCTTTTATGTTGAAATTTTTTCTAAGATGCAACCAATTTGAAAGAAGTTTCAACCCACCGCCTGGATCCtacattaacatttaattttgcttgtttttatcatgtATCTATCCATTTGCCCGTCACTCAATCCATCTATCAATCCATGTTTTCTCTGTATATATTTCCAAGTAAATAGCAGACATCTGGACAATTCTCcctatatacttttaaattcttATCTTTAGAGTTTATGTTTGTCTAAAATATCATTGCTTTGATAACACATTTTCCAACCTTCTATCTCCCACATTCTTTTGCTCCAATCCACTGTCTTCCCTACCTCTGTTGTAGTCTGAGCTTATACTCAGGTCTGATCCTGAATGCTTCATGAAAGGCAAGTGTAATGTGCAAGAGAGCATGCTAAGTTACACtgcaaatgcattaaaaataaaacagctggggatggtggttcatgcctgtaatcccagcactttgggaggccaaggtgggtggatcccttgaggccagaaattcaagaccatcccagtcaacatggtaaaaccccatctctactaaaaatacaaaaattagccagacatagtggcacatgcctgtaatcctagccacttgggggctgaggcatgagaatggcttgaacccaagaagcggaggttgcagtgagccaagattgtatgtACCAAGGCACTccgacctgggtgacagagtgagactccatctcaaagtaaataaataaattaattaattaaaataaaacaggagtGAATTTGTTCCAACCAAGTTCAGGTAAGTGATTGGTGTTTCTATATTTATAATAGTAGGTTTACAGTTATAAAGTTCTTTGAGACACTAGCATAATAAACATTAGGATGAGTAATCCTACAAACCTTACACATTCTTTGTACATCCTACTTGTGATCAGTGCTCTCCAAATTTATATAAGGCTTTCTTTCCTTCAACATGTCTATTACTctaattttaagtgttttatgcCAGATATATAAAATTTGTCACACTAACTTCTGTTTCATTTGCACATTGATATTTATCTGGTTTCTTGTTGAAACTATGAAAAGCAGTAACTCTTGGCTCTTTCTAAATATGTGAAattcaaacattatttttcaagttatttcGATGTACGTATTCGCCCAGATGAACTTCGCCAACCAACCTGTTCCCTTTCATGTTTCAACTTGGTACTCAGGCTGGCTAATCTCACGgcagtaaaaatgtattttcagttcCTAGACTCACAACCGTGTCTCCCATCATCCCAGACAATAGGCAGTGCTTTTGTCTCTGCTTTCTTTAATTATGAGAGCACTTATGGCAATGAATTACCTCTGAGAATGGCTTTATCCCCACTACATAAATCTTGACTAGAAGTAGTGGCAATAAAATTGATTTAGAAATGGTAAATGTAATTTGTTTACTTACTGAACAAAGAGACATTTAAATGGCTAGCCAAAAAATTGAGACTTTGCGTCTCTCctataatagttttttttgttttgttttgtttttgtttttttaagacatattctcactccgttgcccaggctgcagcgcagtggcacgaccttggcccactgcaacctctacctcttggtctcaagcaagtctcctgcctcagcctccttgagtagctgggattataggcgcacaccaccacacccagctaatttttgtatttttaggagagaaggcagtctcaccatgttggccaggctggtctcaaactcctggcttcaagtgatctgcctgcctaagcctcccaaggtgctagaattacaggggtgaaccacgcATCTGGTCTATAacagaggttttttgtttttgtttttgtttgagacagagtctcactctgtcaccaggcaccaggctggagtgcagtggctcaatctctgctcactgcaacctccaccttccgcattcaagcaattctcctgtctcagcctcccaagtagctgggactacaggcgcatgccaccacgcctagctaatattcatatttttagtagagacggggtttcaccatgttggccaggatggtctcgatctcttgacctcgtggtccacccgccttggcttccccaagtgctgggattacaggcgtgagccactgcacctggcctaacatAGTATTTTTAGACAGTTGACTTAGCCTGCTTTGCTACTCTTAAACACTCTAGAGTCTTGTTTCATGTGACCTTTACTACCTTTAAAGAGCTCCCTGGGGCAAGGAATTTGTGGTGCCAGATCAACAAGCCCAAGAGAATCCCGGATACCCTCTTAAAGGGACTCCAGACATGAGAAATCCAGCATTCCCGCCTCAACAGCCTTGAGTTCCTTTCTAGGACTCCTGCAGGCTGTTTCCTTGTCTGTCCTCTTCTGCTGCTGGTGTATGCACCCCCAAGCTTGAGGGGAAGCTAaagaatggcttttttttttttttgagatggagtttcactcttgttgcccaggctgaagtacaatggtgcaatcttggctcactgcaaactccgcctcctgggttcaagagattctcctgccacagcctcccaagtagctggaattacaaacatgagccactattcccggctaattttgtatttttagtagcgaaggacttctccatgttggtcaggctgatctagaactcctgacctcaagtgatctgcctgccttggcctcccaaagtgctgggataacaggtgtgagccaccgtgcccagccaagaatggCTTTTATTGTGAATGTGACCAAAGCTTGGATATGCAGCCTAAAATGTCCACAAGTGGATCCAAAGCCACTTGCCATAAGTGATGAAGATGAGgatgggaagagaaaagaggCCGACCATGGACAGGGCATAGGTGATAGGACTATTCAGGGActctctttctctgtgcctcCATGGTCTGGCTTGAAATTCCAGGGAATGTGAGACTCTAAATTCTAACGTGTTTTTCAGGTCATTGTTACATCTTATTTATCAAAGTAGGAGGATAGAACACATATAATCTAACAATTTGATTTATAACCTTCGGTGCCCCTGATAAGAGGTCTGCTTCTGAAAAAGGAATAGTCTTTGTTATTTCcaaaagatgcaaaaataaaaaagaaaagattacttGAAGGTAGTaactattttaatcatttttaaaatgtaatgcacGTTTATATCCTAGAATTATCATAGTCATTAAAGCTAACTTCTGTTTCATTTGCACATTGATATTTATCTGGTTTCTTGTTGAAACTATGAAACCAGATAAATAAACATCTTTAATGTTTAGAGATTTGTTGTCATCATATATCATTCTTTAGcatatataaaacagaatatataCCCAATACATTGTATTCTTAAAATGCTTTTACATGCAGATATCAACTCTTCAGAAATACCTTTTTGCTCAGCGTCATTGAGGTTAGTGTATTTTCCAGTAATGATACCATCTCTGCCATTGAGAATGCCAGTGTTACAGCATTTCTCAAGAATGTTTCCTTATTGTCTCCAAAATTCCCTTCCAATGACTTCCGCTCTATAAACATTGATGCTCACACTCTCTTGATCTTATAAGCCAGTATCAAAGGCAGGTTTTCAGATAACAATTCGGATTTATATTTCTTCCTCAAATTATTCTTAAAGGGTTTTGCTGGCTGATTGTTTATGGTACCAGGAAAATCACCAGGTTCAGACATATGCAGGCAATGGCAACTACATTTCGACAACCTGGTTGCTCAGCTACTAAAGATTATACGGTGTCATTATAGTCACCATTTACTTTTAAGATCAACATTCTTATTGAAATCAAGAAAAAGAGGACAAGCTATTAAACTTAAAAACatcaggccaggcgaggtggctcatgcctataatcccagcactttgggaggctgaggtgggctgatcacaaggtcacgagatagagaccatcctggctaacatggtgaaatcccatctctactaaaatatatataaaaaaaaaaaattagtggggcatggtgtcacttgcctgtagtccaagctacttgggaggctgaagcgggagaatcacttgaacctgggagtcagaggttgcagtgagccaagatcacgtctctgcactccagcctgggtgagactctgtttaaaaaacaaacaaaaaagtcgaTCTTTTCATTGTTAGATTGCTTTAAGTAACAacttattttttctgttgttcATTATTAAGTGAATTGCACTAGCTTTTACCTGTGAGAGAGCTAGTagaaattttttacatttaatattgcatccatctttttttttcaaataaattacacAATAAAATGTGCATGTTATAAATACAATGGAGTTACTGTTCAATCTTGGAAAACTGATTCTTGGCCAAAGGAAATGGTAAAAGTAAAATAGAgcagtgaattatttttaaaccacAGTAGTCCATGTCATGtcacacagtttttaaaattataatatcttgtttttttttttagaagactaCACTTTAAAAATCGACCTtgaagattttgaaaaaaatagccGTTACGCACAATATAAGAACTTCAAAGTTGGAGATGAAAAGGTACTACAATTTTCTCTTAAGTAAAACCATGAATTAATGCTTAAAATATGCAATATAACCTTGAAGtcagtggaaataaaaatatacagtagagcctgttcttttgtttcttaaataaacTTGATTTTAAAGTGGTCATAGAGGAACTCCATTGATAGTagaaattgttctttttctttagaatttctaTGAGTTGAATATTGGGGAATATTCTGGAACAGCTGGAGATTCCCTTGCGGGGAATTTTCATCCTGAGGTGAAGTGGTGGGCTAGTCACCAAAGAATGAAATTCAGCACATGGGACAGAGATCATGACAACTACGAAGGGAACTGCGCAGAAGAAGATCAGGGTGGCTGGTGGTTTAACAGGTTTGATGTCTTATGAACATAGTCATAATGGAATTGAGAGCTCACTGATAggtattaattattattattattattattattattattatttgaggcagagtcttgctctgttgcccaggctggagtgcaatggcacaatctcagctcactgcaacctccgcctcctgggttcaagcgattctcctgcctcagtctcccgagtcgCTGGGGCTGCAGGCGCGCACTACCACACCCGgacaagttttgtatttttagtagagacggggtttcactatgttggccaggctgatctcgaactcagGACCTCATGATCtatctacctcggcctcccaaagtgtgggattacaggcgtgagccaccacacccgacaggcattaattattaatataatttatgagGTAATGTTGATCTTTATTTGTAATATTAGTATTATTAAGTAATCATTCTTATTAGAATTCTTCAATGGAGTTTTGAGATTTGTTCATTGTGTGCGTTAGTAAAGTTTAAGTGTCATAGAAAAgaattattacttttataaagAACATTTGTAAACTGAATTATGGATGAGTTATAAATAGAAGAAGGCCACAAATTcacacaaagaaagagagaggatatAAATGTATGGAAAATATTTGGCATCCTAATAACCAACTATTCTTCACCCACCGAATCACACACAGGAGGCATTGTTATTGCCGTCATTTTTCTGTGTAGTACTACTTTTCAGTCACTATGGCTTTCATTAATTCATCAAATCCAAGCCTTTCCCAACACAGAATTTTCCTTTACAATAATCCTGAAACCTAATTCTGCCCTCTGACTGAATACTTTCATGTTACTTTGTCAGCAAATTAACTCCATTCTTGATTGCACATAGTTGCTTCTTTTTTTActgatacaaaatattttatatatttctggagTACGtgagctaatttctgtgtttttggtagaaatggggtttcaccatgtggcccaggcaggtctcgaactcctggccttatgtgatccacccacctcagcctcccaaagtgttgggatgacaggcgtgagccaccgcacctggcctaattcatacgttttaaattgcatgccattCTGAGCATAGAGTCGCACCACTGGCTTCCTTCTGCACGGGAGGTGGGTCATCCCTTTGGCCGGCGTCTCCAGGCTGAAAGCCCTCCCTGCCCCTGTGACACTTAGTAGCAGTCTCATTTATCAGATCCAGTGTTGTGGTttcacagtgcttgtgttcaagtcatCCTTATTTGACTTAATAACGATCCCAAAGCACAGGAGCTGTAAAGctgacatatttttatataattatagtcTTTTGTTATtagttgttaatctcttacttagcctaatttagaaattaactttatcataggtatgtatattATAGGAAAAAACAGAGTGAACTACtgtaaatagtttttttcttcctattcccTATTGATTTCTCCCCTTGGAGTTCTGACATTTTACAGTGAAATACATTGCCGTGGTCTTCTTTTCGTTTACTACAGTGGGTACTCAGTGGTTCTTTTCAATCTATATCATGTCCTTCAGTTTGGTAAGTTTTATTTTCGTTATCTGCTCAGGAGTCACTTCGTAGGTGTTTTGGTTATCAGACTGAAAAAACATAGTATGGATATACAGAACTTGGTATCATCTGTGGTTTCAAGGCATCCACTAcagggtcttggaacatatcccctgCAGATAAGGAGTACTGCTGCAGTTATACTCATGGTACAGACTGTTTTTAACAGtcattttttcctgtattttgctttttttaaaaaagtttgagTCCATTTAACATTTGATGATCTGTAAGGGTGTTGGAGTATTTCCAGCAGCGTGAAGGGGAGAAACaaagttctctctcttttgaaGGTGATGATAGTCTTTTCCCTAGTAGTTTTCctgttattttgaaaactgtattCTTCACCTCTTcctactccttttttctttcccccttgtTCTTCTAAGTTAGCATGATATAAAACTTACCTGTAATTCATGAAGTTGTCTGCGAGCATCAACAATGTTTGATTTTGAAAAGAATTctatatacagaaataattaCTAATAGTATCATGAGATCAAAACCATGTACTTTATCCAGCTGACTGGCTTCTAAGACATCTGAATGAAAACT
Encoded proteins:
- the FGL1 gene encoding fibrinogen-like protein 1 gives rise to the protein MANMFGFILVATALIMGKEVWALEDCAQEQARLRAQVRLLETRVKQQQVKITHLLQEKEVQLLDKGEESSVIHIGGKRQYADCSEVFNDGYKLSGFYKIKPLQSPAEFSVYCDMSDGGGWTVIQRRSDGSENFNRGWNDYENGFGNFVQKRGEYWLGNKNLHLLTTQEDYTLKIDLEDFEKNSRYAQYKNFKVGDEKNFYELNIGEYSGTAGDSLAGNFHPEVKWWASHQRMKFSTWDRDHDNYEGNCAEEDQGGWWFNRCHSANLNGFYYSGPYTAKTDNGIVWYTWHGWWYSLKSVVMKIRPNDFIANVV